The proteins below come from a single Mucilaginibacter mali genomic window:
- a CDS encoding redoxin domain-containing protein produces MNLYKNIGLIVLLSGLASVANAQQNRQPAKPDSLTLYYQGLARSGTTEDKVKITTGLKQLADKDEAGITQATKIAVAIKATDMADSLRNVTIKRYPHGQAAFIKQYNELVSVKATAAEKEKKYDLLIKQFPEPAQNADVAYDYARSEVAYSYALEGNAAKCEQWVETVKSPSYLATIRTMNAQTLASKNEFATAERMIRKSVAAAKSAADAGSGNKDAYYANVSALANVLYKEQKFKDALTFATEAYEGSTRKTGSVKTVYALALTANNRGKDALPMLVEEVKAGRANADIKASLKAAYVQDKGSDTGYTEFIGGLSSELQKAVLAGLSKKMISEASPEFALVDLNGAKVSLASLKGKVVILDFWATWCGPCKKSFPAMQMALTKYKNDPNVKFLFIDTWERVPDPAKDVKSFIKDNKYDFQVLLDDNKTKVVDKFGITGIPAKFVIDGNGKIRFKLTGFDGADDAAVEEISAMIEMAKKTI; encoded by the coding sequence GGGCACTACTGAGGATAAAGTAAAAATAACAACCGGCTTAAAACAACTGGCAGATAAGGATGAGGCCGGGATAACGCAAGCCACAAAAATTGCCGTAGCGATAAAGGCTACGGATATGGCCGATTCGTTAAGAAACGTTACCATCAAGCGTTACCCGCATGGGCAAGCCGCCTTTATTAAACAGTATAACGAACTGGTATCGGTAAAAGCTACGGCTGCCGAAAAGGAAAAAAAGTATGACCTGCTGATCAAACAATTCCCCGAGCCTGCACAAAATGCTGATGTGGCGTATGACTACGCCCGTTCTGAAGTGGCTTACAGTTATGCCCTGGAAGGCAACGCCGCTAAATGCGAGCAATGGGTGGAGACGGTTAAATCGCCATCGTACCTGGCTACCATAAGAACCATGAACGCGCAGACCTTAGCTTCGAAAAACGAATTCGCCACGGCCGAGCGCATGATCAGGAAATCGGTAGCTGCAGCAAAATCAGCAGCTGATGCCGGCAGCGGGAACAAAGACGCTTACTATGCTAACGTGAGTGCTTTGGCCAACGTGTTATATAAAGAGCAAAAATTTAAAGATGCTTTAACCTTTGCTACCGAGGCGTACGAAGGCAGCACACGCAAAACCGGCAGCGTTAAAACTGTATACGCATTGGCCCTTACAGCCAACAATCGCGGTAAAGATGCTTTGCCGATGTTGGTGGAGGAGGTAAAGGCCGGGCGTGCCAACGCTGATATTAAAGCCAGCTTGAAGGCAGCTTATGTGCAGGATAAAGGTTCGGATACCGGGTATACCGAGTTTATAGGCGGCCTGAGCAGCGAGTTGCAAAAAGCGGTTTTGGCCGGCTTGTCTAAAAAAATGATATCCGAAGCCTCGCCCGAATTTGCGCTTGTTGATCTGAACGGGGCGAAGGTGTCTCTTGCCAGTCTTAAAGGTAAGGTAGTGATCCTTGATTTTTGGGCTACCTGGTGCGGGCCTTGCAAAAAATCGTTCCCGGCCATGCAAATGGCACTGACCAAATACAAGAACGACCCGAACGTGAAATTCCTGTTTATCGACACCTGGGAAAGGGTGCCCGACCCTGCAAAAGATGTAAAAAGCTTTATTAAAGATAATAAGTATGATTTCCAGGTATTACTTGATGATAACAAGACCAAAGTAGTCGACAAGTTTGGGATCACCGGCATCCCTGCAAAGTTTGTGATAGATGGCAACGGAAAGATCAGGTTTAAACTAACCGGTTTTGATGGCGCTGATGATGCCGCGGTTGAAGAAATATCGGCAATGATAGAAATGGCAAAAAAGACAATTTAA
- a CDS encoding TlpA family protein disulfide reductase has protein sequence MKIYAKALSVLLLSGLSATGLHAQAPAPPVKDLGEPAPALTVGKWLKGGEVDGLKKGKVYVVEFWATWCLPCIAGMPHLSAVAHEFKDVTVIGCSILERKTTDLATIEKFVAGKRDTMDYHVAVDDGSKMADNWLKAYGERGIPFAFIVDKQNRIAWAGHPMNLDKILPQVVSGKWNVEKAAADRKDMQRLSKIDGNEVVTTLNKYMGRPGNPVGALARIDSFLKVEPGLKYYPKMGHFTFVALAKTNEAKALPFAKTWFEANNDAPSYATVTDAVNYLEHPSPEMYAFAAYCYQAQIDRYPWSMDLKVTYKAMADLYKKGGDEKKAAEFAKKSDAAPAGRPAH, from the coding sequence ATGAAAATTTACGCGAAAGCGCTTAGCGTTTTATTATTATCCGGTTTATCCGCAACCGGTTTGCACGCCCAGGCACCTGCTCCCCCGGTAAAAGATCTGGGCGAACCTGCCCCCGCCTTAACCGTAGGCAAATGGCTGAAGGGTGGCGAGGTTGACGGCCTTAAAAAAGGAAAGGTTTATGTAGTTGAATTTTGGGCTACCTGGTGCCTGCCTTGTATTGCCGGCATGCCGCACCTCTCGGCTGTAGCGCACGAGTTTAAAGATGTAACCGTAATTGGTTGCAGCATTTTAGAACGCAAGACTACCGACCTGGCAACGATAGAAAAGTTTGTGGCCGGTAAACGCGATACCATGGATTACCACGTGGCGGTTGACGATGGCAGTAAAATGGCCGATAACTGGCTGAAAGCCTATGGCGAGCGCGGTATCCCTTTTGCCTTTATTGTAGATAAGCAAAACCGTATAGCCTGGGCAGGGCACCCGATGAACCTGGACAAGATACTGCCGCAAGTGGTATCCGGTAAATGGAACGTAGAGAAGGCCGCGGCTGATAGGAAGGATATGCAGCGCTTATCGAAAATTGATGGCAATGAGGTGGTAACCACTTTAAATAAATATATGGGGCGGCCAGGTAACCCCGTTGGCGCGCTTGCCAGGATAGATAGTTTTTTGAAGGTTGAACCCGGGTTGAAGTATTACCCTAAAATGGGCCATTTCACCTTTGTTGCTTTGGCCAAAACAAACGAAGCCAAAGCGTTGCCATTTGCTAAAACATGGTTCGAAGCTAATAACGACGCGCCATCTTATGCTACGGTAACGGATGCGGTGAACTACCTTGAACACCCCAGCCCCGAAATGTATGCTTTTGCAGCTTATTGTTATCAGGCGCAAATAGACAGGTACCCCTGGAGCATGGACTTGAAGGTGACCTACAAGGCGATGGCCGACCTGTACAAAAAAGGTGGCGATGAAAAGAAGGCGGCCGAATTTGCAAAAAAATCGGATGCCGCGCCCGCTGGCCGGCCAGCTCATTGA
- a CDS encoding TlpA family protein disulfide reductase has translation MKYLFTLLCIGIMLYAGAQNRQRVNPLLKELTDQKDQQVLAAKLKTLEDSQKEEDVKLLADYYNATGNKQKNEEITKLIMTRFPNGAMAFDEAANNIYNERDPLANEKRLKALIATFSSNPALANNRMFNASRYYVAITFLGKNKPEKVKEYLEAITDTTYKTNAYSYAAREAIGTGDYVLGEQLIRKTFADVARRGNVNPADMVEYSRIAGHLFYLNGKYKEGFPYAKAAYDGKSLWKDVKPMYLDYLVANHDYKEAYPMMEEAIRTGNASAEVKAQFKNAYVAAKGSDAGFTEYEASLYTAMKESIKAELAKKMMNEQAFDFHITDLNGKAVSLSDFRGKTVVLDFWATWCAPCKASFPNMQAAVTKYKNDPNVVFLFIHTWETNNTPAKDAGSYIRDKKFTFNVLIDAKDPVTKANNAAVGYKLKGIPAKFIIDKNGKIRFNSLGGGAGGNDAFVEEISTMIELAKAA, from the coding sequence ATGAAGTACTTATTTACCCTGCTTTGCATCGGCATAATGCTATACGCAGGCGCGCAGAACCGTCAGCGCGTAAACCCGCTATTAAAAGAACTGACAGACCAGAAAGACCAGCAAGTATTGGCCGCTAAGTTGAAAACGCTGGAGGATAGCCAGAAAGAAGAAGATGTGAAACTGCTGGCCGATTATTATAACGCCACCGGCAACAAACAAAAGAACGAAGAAATAACCAAGCTGATCATGACGCGTTTTCCCAACGGAGCGATGGCGTTTGATGAGGCGGCTAACAATATTTATAATGAAAGAGACCCATTAGCCAACGAAAAAAGGCTGAAGGCGCTCATCGCAACATTTTCTTCAAACCCTGCTTTAGCAAATAACAGGATGTTTAATGCATCACGGTATTATGTAGCTATTACTTTTTTAGGAAAAAATAAACCGGAAAAGGTGAAGGAATACCTGGAGGCCATAACCGATACTACCTACAAAACTAACGCTTACTCGTATGCTGCCCGCGAAGCAATTGGTACCGGCGACTATGTTTTGGGCGAACAACTGATCAGGAAAACCTTTGCCGATGTGGCAAGGAGAGGAAACGTTAACCCTGCCGATATGGTTGAGTATTCAAGAATAGCCGGCCACTTGTTTTACCTGAACGGGAAGTATAAAGAAGGCTTCCCTTATGCCAAAGCCGCTTACGATGGCAAAAGCTTATGGAAGGATGTAAAGCCGATGTATTTAGACTATCTGGTAGCCAATCACGATTATAAAGAGGCTTACCCGATGATGGAGGAAGCCATCCGCACCGGCAACGCTTCGGCCGAGGTTAAAGCTCAATTTAAAAATGCTTACGTGGCCGCTAAAGGCAGCGACGCGGGCTTTACCGAATACGAAGCATCGCTATATACCGCGATGAAGGAAAGCATCAAAGCCGAACTTGCCAAAAAGATGATGAACGAGCAGGCCTTTGATTTCCACATTACCGACCTGAACGGGAAAGCGGTTTCCCTGTCCGATTTTAGAGGAAAAACCGTTGTGCTTGATTTTTGGGCTACCTGGTGTGCCCCTTGCAAGGCATCGTTCCCTAATATGCAGGCAGCGGTAACCAAGTATAAAAACGACCCGAACGTGGTGTTCCTTTTTATCCATACCTGGGAAACTAATAACACGCCTGCCAAGGATGCTGGAAGTTATATCAGGGATAAAAAGTTCACTTTCAATGTGCTTATTGATGCTAAAGACCCGGTTACCAAGGCCAATAACGCCGCGGTGGGTTACAAGCTAAAGGGCATTCCCGCTAAGTTTATTATCGATAAAAACGGTAAGATCAGGTTTAACTCGCTGGGCGGTGGCGCCGGCGGCAACGATGCTTTTGTAGAAGAAATATCAACCATGATAGAGCTGGCCAAGGCGGCTTGA
- a CDS encoding SusC/RagA family TonB-linked outer membrane protein: MRVTIFIFLVTIFQAKALTSIAQKITINEKNVSLKEIFNDIKTQGNFDVFYSSSLIDPASKVSVNVQQGSVEDVLNEALANLPLTYSISDKVIVITRKKALPPAPVSAAAAADTVVSGTVVDAKIKESIPGATVSIKQRKGLVITDKDGHFMLNARTGDSILVSFVGYKPKSVAVKNVKTRLLIVLEEAVSNLNEVTINGLFTRKNTTYTGTASTFNQEELLKGGSQNVIQSLTALDPSIVLVPNNTLGSNPNALPQLQVRGQNGLPDLTGGSVANDPNQPLFILDGFETTLQKVVDLDIYRVASVTLLKDAASKAIYGSKAANGVVVIETIKPKPGQVRLTYNLTGGLSAPDLSSYHLTNAFEKLQAEVNAGVYTSTSPTNQYNLATEYNTYLKNAQSGVNTYWLSKPLQNGINQRHSFMFEGGDDRLVYGVQLSYNNNSGVMKGSARNTFGGAINLSYRFKGLNISNVLTLTSNKASNSPWGDFSTYAAMNPYLPYFDANGNILKQINTVLTPPAGSPNLTSSPVYNPAYNSTLSSFDVSKYTDITNNTSVDWAITPAFRVIAKFSITAQNNGSDTYKAADDTYFTSAVYQTSTGVYRKGYYIKGNGTINNWTSNAVANYTKKLGKSTAALNGGYEVSSMSSAGSSFSVEGFPNPMLTLPSQGLQYMLNTTPTSSESTVRSLGLFASGNYAFAEKYLFDGTYRASESSQFGSNNRWGQFWSLGVGWNLHYEDFLKNVHFLDLLKLRATTGFTGSQGFSAYQSVGTYGYYLNSNYQNATGAYLLSLANPDLAWQRLQENNYGVDFGFLKKISGYFNYYVKTTNGLLTDITLPPSAGFTTYKANLGIVQNVGFDFNVRYMIYNDPKKRNYFNVFATVAHNTNTLKQISAALQAYNNSTAASLSNATATVLNPTVVVNKPKILLKEGQSMNAIYAVRSLGIDPATGKEVYRKLDGSVTTTWSADDLTVVGDNLPKINTDFGFSLAQSGVIVNAIFNYQTGGQIYNQTLVDKVENANIYNNVDIRVLTQRWTKPGDISFFKNIADQTQTQVTSRFVENNRILTASSLQLQYELDRIKAIKRLGFTRFRLGLQTSNLFVISSVEQERGTSYPFAREVAFTLNANF, from the coding sequence ATGAGAGTCACCATATTTATATTCCTGGTTACCATATTTCAGGCAAAGGCTTTAACTTCTATTGCGCAAAAGATCACCATTAACGAAAAAAACGTATCGCTAAAAGAGATATTTAACGACATAAAAACACAGGGCAATTTTGATGTGTTTTACAGCAGCAGCCTTATTGACCCGGCCAGCAAGGTTAGTGTAAACGTGCAGCAGGGCAGTGTAGAAGATGTGTTGAACGAGGCGCTGGCCAATTTACCGTTAACTTATTCCATCAGCGACAAAGTTATTGTGATCACTCGCAAAAAGGCATTGCCTCCCGCGCCGGTATCTGCTGCAGCAGCGGCCGATACGGTGGTGAGCGGTACCGTAGTGGATGCTAAAATCAAGGAAAGCATACCCGGGGCTACCGTAAGTATTAAACAAAGAAAAGGCCTTGTTATTACCGACAAGGATGGTCATTTTATGCTGAACGCCCGCACCGGCGATTCCATACTGGTATCCTTTGTAGGCTACAAACCTAAAAGTGTAGCTGTAAAAAATGTAAAAACACGCTTACTGATTGTACTTGAAGAGGCGGTGAGCAATTTGAACGAAGTTACGATCAACGGTTTATTTACCCGTAAAAACACCACGTATACGGGTACGGCTTCTACCTTTAACCAGGAAGAATTATTAAAGGGAGGCTCGCAGAATGTGATCCAAAGCTTAACCGCCCTGGATCCGTCGATCGTTTTGGTACCGAATAATACTTTAGGGTCCAATCCAAACGCTTTGCCCCAGTTGCAGGTGCGCGGCCAAAATGGCCTGCCCGATCTGACCGGAGGGAGCGTTGCCAATGATCCGAATCAGCCCCTTTTTATATTGGATGGCTTTGAAACCACGCTGCAAAAAGTGGTCGATCTGGATATTTACCGGGTGGCCAGCGTTACCCTGCTTAAAGATGCCGCATCGAAGGCTATCTACGGATCGAAGGCGGCTAACGGCGTAGTAGTTATCGAAACTATTAAACCTAAACCCGGCCAGGTGCGCCTTACCTATAACCTGACCGGAGGCCTGAGCGCGCCTGATCTGAGCAGCTATCATCTGACCAACGCCTTTGAAAAACTACAGGCCGAGGTTAACGCCGGTGTTTATACCAGCACCAGCCCAACCAACCAGTATAACCTGGCTACCGAATACAATACTTATTTAAAGAACGCCCAAAGCGGAGTAAATACCTACTGGCTTTCTAAACCACTGCAAAACGGTATCAACCAAAGGCACTCGTTCATGTTTGAAGGTGGCGACGACCGCCTGGTTTACGGCGTGCAGTTATCCTATAACAACAACTCCGGCGTAATGAAGGGTTCGGCCCGTAATACGTTTGGCGGCGCTATTAACCTGAGCTATCGCTTTAAGGGATTAAACATCAGCAACGTGCTGACCCTTACCTCAAATAAGGCCTCAAATTCGCCATGGGGCGATTTTTCTACCTACGCGGCCATGAATCCTTACTTGCCTTATTTTGATGCTAACGGCAATATCCTGAAGCAGATCAATACGGTGCTTACACCACCGGCAGGTTCGCCCAACCTAACATCAAGCCCGGTTTATAACCCGGCGTATAATTCAACCTTAAGTTCGTTTGATGTAAGTAAGTATACTGATATCACCAACAATACATCGGTAGACTGGGCCATTACTCCGGCTTTCCGGGTGATCGCTAAATTCAGCATCACGGCGCAAAACAATGGCTCGGATACCTACAAGGCTGCCGATGATACCTACTTTACATCGGCTGTTTACCAAACCAGCACAGGTGTTTACCGTAAGGGCTATTATATTAAAGGTAATGGTACCATTAATAACTGGACGAGCAATGCGGTTGCCAACTATACCAAAAAACTGGGTAAAAGCACCGCGGCGCTGAACGGTGGTTATGAGGTAAGCAGCATGTCGTCGGCCGGTAGTTCGTTTAGTGTGGAAGGCTTCCCTAATCCTATGCTGACTTTGCCATCGCAGGGCTTGCAGTATATGCTTAATACCACGCCAACCAGCAGTGAAAGCACCGTACGCTCTTTAGGTTTATTCGCTTCGGGTAACTATGCCTTTGCCGAAAAATACCTGTTTGATGGTACCTACCGCGCTTCCGAATCATCGCAGTTTGGATCGAACAATCGCTGGGGACAATTCTGGTCGCTGGGTGTGGGATGGAACCTGCATTACGAAGACTTTTTGAAGAATGTGCACTTCCTCGATCTGTTGAAGCTGCGCGCCACCACCGGCTTTACCGGTTCGCAGGGTTTTAGCGCTTATCAAAGCGTGGGTACTTATGGCTACTACCTTAATTCAAATTATCAGAATGCAACCGGCGCCTACCTGTTAAGCCTCGCCAATCCCGACCTGGCCTGGCAGCGCCTGCAGGAGAATAACTATGGCGTAGATTTCGGCTTCCTTAAAAAGATCAGTGGTTATTTTAACTATTACGTGAAAACCACCAATGGTTTGTTAACAGATATCACCCTGCCGCCATCTGCCGGTTTTACCACTTATAAGGCTAATTTGGGTATCGTACAAAATGTTGGCTTCGATTTCAACGTGCGTTATATGATCTATAACGATCCTAAAAAACGGAACTACTTCAATGTATTTGCCACAGTGGCGCACAATACCAATACGCTGAAGCAGATCTCGGCAGCATTGCAGGCTTATAATAATAGCACCGCCGCGTCGCTTTCAAACGCTACTGCCACTGTGCTTAACCCTACGGTGGTAGTCAACAAGCCTAAGATCTTGTTAAAGGAAGGCCAGTCAATGAATGCCATATATGCTGTTCGTTCACTGGGTATCGACCCGGCTACAGGTAAAGAAGTATACCGCAAACTGGATGGCTCGGTTACTACCACATGGTCTGCCGATGACCTGACCGTTGTAGGTGATAACCTGCCTAAGATCAATACCGACTTTGGCTTCAGCCTGGCGCAATCGGGCGTTATTGTTAATGCCATCTTCAATTACCAGACTGGCGGGCAAATATACAACCAAACACTGGTTGATAAAGTAGAGAACGCCAATATCTATAACAACGTCGACATCAGGGTACTTACCCAGCGCTGGACAAAACCGGGCGATATCAGCTTCTTTAAAAACATAGCCGACCAAACACAAACACAGGTAACATCGAGGTTTGTAGAGAACAACCGCATACTTACCGCAAGTTCGCTGCAACTGCAATACGAGCTGGACAGGATCAAGGCTATCAAGCGCCTGGGCTTTACCCGCTTCAGGCTGGGCTTGCAAACCAGCAACCTGTTTGTGATATCGAGCGTAGAGCAGGAGCGCGGTACATCTTATCCTTTTGCCAGGGAAGTGGCTTTTACCTTAAATGCTAACTTTTAA
- a CDS encoding RagB/SusD family nutrient uptake outer membrane protein — MKLRIAFYTLILGVVTLLGACKKWIDVQPKTQIDQNVFFANAQGFKDALNGVYLKMGTTPLYGKELTFGLVDVIAGNYNISASNGSVAYQQAFAANYTNTNVQPIIDGIWSNQYNAIANVNNLLQHIDEVDPSMFAGKDHDVIKGEALGLRAFLHFDLLRLFTKAPANGGLDTYGVPYVTTYAPVVTPRLTVKATLANIMNDLKSAETLLKADSLYAKNIAVPARDLRFNYYAVKAVEARVYLWQNDQANALAAAQEIIAAAPVKFPFILQSVIAASAEANKDRVFTTEHIFGLNVTNLANNYAGILDSSRFTSTLVINAARQTQQFETATVGLTDYRNVYLIRNYTTPTAKIFFGKLYQPSGILAAYANRMPLIKVPEMYYIAAECLATTNPTQAITYLNTVRTARGITTPLASNLTASAIQTEIMKEYWKETTVEGQMFFYYKRTNATTVPGIGAVGGYLSSNYVLPLPVLENQFGY, encoded by the coding sequence ATGAAATTACGAATTGCTTTTTATACCCTGATCCTTGGCGTGGTGACCTTATTGGGAGCATGTAAAAAATGGATCGATGTACAGCCTAAAACGCAGATCGACCAAAATGTATTCTTCGCCAACGCGCAGGGTTTTAAGGATGCCCTGAACGGGGTTTATTTGAAGATGGGGACTACTCCGCTTTATGGTAAGGAATTAACCTTTGGCCTGGTTGATGTAATAGCCGGAAATTATAACATTTCTGCAAGCAATGGCTCTGTGGCGTATCAGCAGGCTTTTGCCGCCAACTATACCAACACAAACGTTCAGCCTATTATTGATGGCATTTGGTCTAACCAGTATAATGCCATTGCCAACGTCAACAACCTGCTGCAGCATATCGATGAGGTTGATCCCTCGATGTTTGCCGGTAAGGACCATGACGTGATCAAAGGCGAAGCTTTAGGTTTACGCGCATTCCTGCATTTTGATTTGCTGCGTTTGTTTACAAAGGCACCTGCTAACGGCGGTTTGGATACTTATGGCGTGCCGTATGTAACCACCTACGCTCCGGTCGTTACGCCAAGGCTTACGGTAAAGGCTACGCTCGCTAATATCATGAACGACCTTAAATCGGCAGAAACCCTGCTGAAGGCCGATTCATTATACGCTAAGAACATAGCGGTACCTGCCCGCGATCTGCGCTTTAACTATTACGCGGTTAAAGCTGTAGAGGCCCGGGTTTACTTATGGCAAAACGACCAGGCCAATGCCCTTGCCGCCGCGCAGGAGATAATTGCCGCCGCGCCGGTAAAGTTCCCTTTTATTTTACAATCGGTTATTGCAGCCAGTGCAGAGGCTAACAAAGACAGGGTGTTTACAACCGAGCATATCTTTGGGCTGAATGTAACCAACCTGGCAAACAATTATGCAGGTATTCTTGATTCGAGCAGGTTTACCAGTACTTTGGTCATCAACGCCGCACGGCAAACGCAACAGTTTGAAACGGCTACCGTAGGTTTAACCGATTACCGTAATGTTTACCTGATCAGGAATTACACTACGCCTACTGCTAAGATCTTCTTTGGTAAATTATACCAGCCCTCCGGCATATTGGCCGCTTACGCCAACCGCATGCCGCTGATCAAGGTCCCCGAGATGTACTATATAGCGGCAGAATGTTTGGCTACAACTAACCCAACGCAAGCCATCACTTACCTCAACACAGTACGTACGGCGCGGGGCATTACCACGCCGCTGGCATCAAACCTTACGGCCAGCGCCATCCAAACCGAAATTATGAAGGAGTACTGGAAGGAGACGACGGTGGAGGGCCAGATGTTCTTTTATTATAAGCGAACCAATGCCACCACCGTGCCCGGCATAGGTGCTGTCGGCGGTTACCTGTCCAGCAATTATGTGCTGCCGTTACCAGTTTTAGAAAATCAATTTGGATATTAA
- a CDS encoding DUF4843 domain-containing protein has translation MKKLMMLIGLIILSGALFTACKKNDHDKEYKDVDRISLTGDPLQLATADSTLFTFSIYPKDTTAYNMHVLASIMGNVSTKDRQFTVKVLSSSTALPEEYTLPSTFTIKAGTVKTMLNIRVKRAARLASANAKLVLQIANNDNFQQAPHPTFSLVFTDQLTMPPNWVSAVQFYFGTYSKVKHSLLILSQPEYKDLSALAGLYPQIFYVASAGLDSLTRYNNAHPGNPMKNENGLAIGICNGCN, from the coding sequence ATGAAAAAATTAATGATGTTAATTGGATTAATTATCCTGTCGGGCGCCTTGTTTACCGCCTGCAAAAAAAATGACCACGATAAGGAATATAAAGACGTTGACCGTATAAGCCTCACCGGTGATCCGCTGCAGCTGGCCACCGCCGATTCTACACTGTTTACCTTTTCCATTTATCCAAAAGATACCACAGCATATAATATGCACGTGCTGGCATCTATCATGGGTAACGTAAGTACAAAGGACCGTCAGTTTACAGTAAAGGTACTGTCTTCGTCTACCGCCTTGCCCGAGGAATACACGTTGCCATCTACCTTTACCATTAAGGCCGGAACGGTTAAAACCATGCTTAACATCCGTGTAAAGCGTGCCGCAAGGCTGGCCAGCGCCAATGCTAAACTGGTATTGCAGATAGCCAATAATGATAACTTTCAGCAGGCGCCGCACCCCACCTTTAGTTTGGTGTTTACCGATCAGCTAACCATGCCGCCAAACTGGGTAAGCGCGGTTCAATTTTACTTCGGTACTTACAGTAAAGTGAAGCATAGCCTGCTGATACTTTCGCAGCCGGAGTATAAGGACCTCTCGGCGCTGGCAGGCCTTTATCCGCAGATATTTTATGTGGCAAGCGCCGGGCTGGACAGTTTAACGCGCTACAACAACGCGCATCCCGGCAACCCGATGAAAAATGAGAACGGATTGGCCATTGGCATTTGCAATGGCTGCAATTAA
- a CDS encoding PKD-like family lipoprotein has translation MKLLKYGVYIALLSAVLFSCKKDLGNYTYTKLPNFYVDTVGQVKSFSLYPVTGTLTINPKIVYDGDASNLTYLWRSYGSTADTLSKEKNLNVTNLTYVPGNYTAELQVTEKSTGIRALMRYSYTLLSLRADGWLVEYETAAGGSTDVALIRHNEENLNVTTDDVQMNIFSAINGAPLTGKPVAIISNTSSPTLDAVYTDKTAATVNRPTYKVTLNFGQMFSSGAAPATPNIQAVGEIPFFGNHIVNNGDVIWMYSGLLVGKITIDNKGYYAAPFMSTLYAQNGMFYDALNMRFCYLQQQTNQGAAFAGPAAGFTPRFSLNNIGKNMLYMGLGNGILNNDTYKFAFFEDLDKSHRWLYGISPTTPNAPDYALIDISAMPNIFNAKYFALGTLGPVAFYATDNSVYNFAFSNTTSTTTTPVAGFTAPAGEVITCIKPFLAQGIGYTATTSQSNKLLYVATWNATTKAGKVYVLSTNVTSGAIGTTPLKVFSGFGKIASMAYKPL, from the coding sequence ATGAAATTATTAAAATATGGAGTATATATCGCCCTGCTAAGCGCGGTATTGTTTTCCTGCAAAAAAGATCTGGGGAATTATACCTACACCAAGCTGCCCAACTTTTATGTAGATACCGTGGGCCAGGTGAAAAGCTTTTCGCTTTACCCGGTTACCGGCACGCTGACTATTAACCCTAAGATAGTTTACGATGGCGACGCGAGTAACCTAACCTACCTGTGGCGGTCGTACGGCAGTACAGCCGATACCCTGAGCAAAGAGAAGAACTTAAATGTTACCAATCTAACTTACGTGCCGGGCAACTACACTGCCGAATTGCAGGTAACCGAAAAATCGACTGGCATCCGGGCCTTAATGCGTTACAGCTACACCCTGCTATCCTTACGTGCTGATGGCTGGCTGGTTGAATATGAAACAGCGGCAGGCGGTAGCACCGATGTGGCGCTGATCAGGCATAACGAGGAGAACCTTAACGTTACCACCGATGATGTGCAGATGAATATCTTCTCGGCCATCAACGGCGCCCCGCTTACCGGTAAGCCAGTAGCCATCATTAGTAACACATCATCGCCAACGCTGGATGCGGTGTATACCGATAAAACCGCGGCAACTGTAAACCGGCCTACCTATAAGGTTACGTTGAATTTTGGCCAGATGTTCTCTTCAGGCGCGGCGCCGGCCACACCAAATATCCAGGCCGTGGGCGAGATCCCGTTCTTCGGCAACCACATTGTGAACAATGGGGATGTGATATGGATGTACAGCGGTTTGCTGGTAGGTAAGATCACTATCGATAACAAGGGTTACTACGCGGCACCGTTTATGAGTACGCTATACGCTCAAAACGGTATGTTTTACGACGCCCTTAACATGCGCTTTTGCTACCTTCAACAACAAACCAACCAGGGCGCCGCATTTGCCGGCCCGGCAGCAGGCTTTACACCAAGGTTTAGCCTCAACAACATTGGGAAGAACATGCTATACATGGGCCTGGGCAACGGTATTTTAAATAATGATACCTATAAGTTTGCTTTTTTTGAGGATCTGGATAAATCGCACCGCTGGTTGTATGGTATTAGCCCAACCACGCCAAACGCGCCTGATTACGCGCTAATTGATATATCGGCCATGCCGAATATTTTTAACGCCAAGTACTTCGCGCTGGGAACCTTAGGGCCGGTGGCATTTTACGCTACAGATAATAGCGTGTATAACTTCGCGTTTAGCAACACCACCAGCACCACTACAACGCCGGTAGCCGGCTTTACTGCCCCGGCAGGCGAGGTGATCACCTGTATCAAACCGTTCCTGGCGCAGGGCATTGGTTACACCGCTACTACATCGCAAAGCAACAAATTGCTTTACGTGGCTACATGGAATGCTACCACAAAAGCAGGCAAGGTGTACGTGCTTTCTACCAACGTAACCAGCGGCGCTATCGGAACAACTCCATTGAAGGTATTTAGCGGATTTGGAAAGATCGCTTCGATGGCTTATAAGCCACTTTAG